Sequence from the bacterium genome:
CTCGGGCACGCCGGGGTCGCTCTTGCGCTTGCGGCGCTCGTCGGTCTTGGCCGGCGCCAGCTTTTGCCAAATGCTATCCGGCTCTTCCAGGATGCCGATGGTGTTGCCCAGGCTCTTGGACATCTTGTTTTCGCCGTCCAGGCCCATGATGCGCTTGGCCGGGGTCAAGGAGACGCGGCACTCGGGAAAAACGTCGCCGTAGCGCGCGTTGAATTTACGGGCGATTTCACGCGCCAGCTCGATGTGCTGAACCTGGTCCTCGCCCACCGGGACGATGCCGGCCTTGTAGAGGAGGATGTCCGCCGCCTGGAGCACCGGGTAGGTGAAGAGGCCCACGTTGACATTATCCAAGTTCTGTTGCGACTTCTGCTTGAACTGGGTCATGCGCGAGAGGTCGCCGAAGGGGGTCACCGTCGAAAAAATCCAAGCCAGCTCGGTGTGCTGGGGCACCTCGCTCTGGACGAAGATGGTGCAGCGGTCGGGGTCGAGGCCGGCGGCGATGTTCGCCACCGCCGCGTCGAATACGCAACCCGGCATCGCCGCGGGGTCATAGGCGATGGTCGAGGCGTGGTGGTCCACGATGCAGAAAAAGCACTCGAAATCGTCCAGGAATTTCACCCAGTTACTGATGGCGCCCAAGTAGTTCCCGATGTGCAGCTCACCCGTGGGCTGGATGCCGGAGAAGACCCGCATCCGCCCGGCGTCGTTGGAGAAGGTCAGGTAGCCCTCGTCGTCTGAGTACATGCCCATGGCGCTATCCTAGCGGTATCCGCGGCGGGACGCAAGCCCCGCGCTGCGATTTTTCCAAAAAGCTAAAAAGGGGGTGTTACTGCCGGGAGGTGCGCCAGCAGTACGCAACGGCGAGAAAGGAGAGCGGTAAGTATCGGTAACGCATCTCGGGGTATAGCAGATTGTAAAAGAGTGTATTTCAAAATAGTTCTGCCCAATTAATAATCAAGGTATATATCTGTATAAGTAGCAATACCTAGATTTGTAACCACTATCGGAATCACACGAATTGAGAAGTTGTTATGGGGATCAACTTCGTCACTCTCCTCTATTAAATCCCACATATCTACATCTACAGCAAACCTGTCTACTTCATTTGAATTTATCAACTGTGACACAACGGTTTCATGGTATCTAAAATCACCAAATATATTCAATACATCATATGGGCCTATTCTTCTATTATATTCAGGTATATTCTTAAATTCATATTGAGCCGAAAGCCCGCTAGGACCACCTTCAATTGGAAATACATAATCTAGGACATCAACTACTACAAAACCTATCCTATTTATTAATAATGGCGATGATGTATTGTTAAAAATTCTAAAATCAACTCTTACAATATTTTCAATTATCCCATAGGATATAACGTCGGTAATTAAGAAATCACATTTTGAATCAATGGCACTCAATGAAGGTTCTTCTTTTTCTAACTTATGTTCCTCTGGGTATGGTTTGAATCCAAAGCTTTTATAGAAATCCGTTTCTTCCATATCATTACTATCTAGATAATCAGTCGTGCTAGTGTTATTACTTACGTTTTTCTCAGTAGATTCGATAGTTTCTCCTTCATTATTAGCTGTATTATTTGGAAAGTTTTTCGGAGAGTTTGCAATTGCTATGATTAATGCAGCAAGAATTGTCGCACTACCCGTTATTATTGCTGCTACTATAATTTTACTTTTTTTTCGTTTTTTCATGTTTTATAACTCGACGAACATCTCAAATGTGTATCTTGACTTGTGATATTTTTCGCCTGAGTAAAATTTCATTATATCAGAAGATATTCACATTACTTTTGAACACCAACTTCACCCGTCGGGGGGCGTCGGGGTTGACCAGGCAGCCTTGGGCGGCGGGGATAGTATCTGCGCCCGAAGGGAAATCCCCGCCCTACATACCCGTGACGAGCCATAGGGGCGGGTGCCGAAAAACCCGCCCGCGGGCGACCGTGAACGGTCGCCCCTACGAGTAGTCACATCATCAAACATACACTAAAAACGCTACGGTGTAAAACGAAAAGGCCTCACGCCGCCCCCACCACCGGACAAGGCGGGAAAAATGAAACAAGGGGTTTAAACCCCTTGTCTCTTTGTTACACAACCCCTTGACGAATCAAGTTCCGGTTTAGCGATACAGGGCCTTGATGCAGCCGAAAGAGGTTTCCTCGACTTCGGGGTCGGAGAGTTCCATCACCAGTCTGGGGCGCAGCGTCTCGTCCACCATGTACTCGCTGGCGTAGAAGGTGCCGCCCACGGCCCCGGTCCCGTCGTCGTAGAACTTGAAACCGTGGTTGGCCAGCGTGTCGTCCAGCCAGCCCCGCACGATGTCCGTGACGTCCACGGCCCACCACTCCCCGACCGTGGTCGGGTACGGGGCGGAGTCCAGGGTCTGGGGGTGGATGTCGGGCATGTTGTTCCAGGTGATGAGGTCCTCGTCCCAAAAGGCGTCCGAGGCGCCGAACTCCGCCTCGCCGCCCGAACCGGCCACCGCCTGGGTGTAGAGATAGAGCGTCGCCGAATTCGCGTACCGGTCTCGGTAGAAGCTCAAATCAACGAACTCGATGAAGCTCGTGAAGCCCAGGTTCGGCGAATCCGAAGTGTACACCTTGAAGAAGTACGAGACACCGAAGTTGCTGTTCGGCTGCTGCTCCCAGCAGAAGGCGTCCTTGCCCTTCACGAGGCCCGGCTGGAGGGTCACCTCTTCGGCCAAAGCAAAGGCGGAGAGAATGAATAGAAGAATCAGGGTGTAACGCATCGGGTGTCCTTTGGGCGGGTTATTTTCACCAATCCTACCGCATCAACCCATAAAATACAACTGCGTCTAACGCCGACGGCCGTACTTCTGCCGAATCTCGTGGGGATCCTCCTCGACGCCCAGGACGCTCATGAAGGCTTTCTGGGGGATTTGAACGGTGCCGACCATCTTCATCCGCTTCTTGCCCTTCTTCTGCTTCTCCAGGAGCTTGCGCTTGCGGGTGATGTCCCCGCCGTAGCACTTGGCGGTGACGTCCTTCCGCAGGGGCTTGACGGTCTCCCGGGCGATTATCCGTCCCCCGAGCCTGGCCTGGATGGCCACCTCGAAGAGCTGCCGCGGGATGAGCTTCTACAGCTTCAGGGTCAGGTTCCGCCCGTACTGGTACGCCTTGTCCTTGTGGATGATAATGGACAGGGCGTC
This genomic interval carries:
- the trpS gene encoding tryptophan--tRNA ligase, producing MYSDDEGYLTFSNDAGRMRVFSGIQPTGELHIGNYLGAISNWVKFLDDFECFFCIVDHHASTIAYDPAAMPGCVFDAAVANIAAGLDPDRCTIFVQSEVPQHTELAWIFSTVTPFGDLSRMTQFKQKSQQNLDNVNVGLFTYPVLQAADILLYKAGIVPVGEDQVQHIELAREIARKFNARYGDVFPECRVSLTPAKRIMGLDGENKMSKSLGNTIGILEEPDSIWQKLAPAKTDERRKRKSDPGVPEDCNVFMSYHRYFSPPEDLAWIQQGCTSAGIGCLECKKRLAANMEKVLGPIREKAGKLKNDPDYVHGVLDKGAKKARGVAGAVIAEALAAMGLKRR
- a CDS encoding DNRLRE domain-containing protein, producing MRYTLILLFILSAFALAEEVTLQPGLVKGKDAFCWEQQPNSNFGVSYFFKVYTSDSPNLGFTSFIEFVDLSFYRDRYANSATLYLYTQAVAGSGGEAEFGASDAFWDEDLITWNNMPDIHPQTLDSAPYPTTVGEWWAVDVTDIVRGWLDDTLANHGFKFYDDGTGAVGGTFYASEYMVDETLRPRLVMELSDPEVEETSFGCIKALYR